CCTCGCTCACCTGAGTTTCCGTGAGGCTGAGGCTGTGCGCCAGCTGCTTCCTCTCGGCGCCCACCACGTAGTGGTTCTTCTCGAAGGCGTGTTCCAGCCTCAGAAGCTGGGACGGGGAAAAGGCGGTTCGGATCCGCTTCGGCTTTCGGGCCAGCGCGTTGTGCAAAAGGAAGCTCTCCGGGCTTGTGTCGTTCCCTGCCGGGGACATAGCAGAAGTCCCGTTAGAGGGGCCCGTCCTGGCCCGGGCCTCACGCTTCTCCCGAGCCGGGCTGGTGGGGCACAGCGCTCATGGCCTTCGCCAAGCCGATGCGACACGGCCCGTGGGGACCCGGGGGTGCGGGAGGAGGATGACGGCCCAGCTTCCCTGCGCGGAACACCGAGCCTCTACCTGTGCGGCACCCACCCAGCAGCTGCCTGGCGGGCCAAGTCCCCAGGCTCCTGACCTCCGCGGGCTTTGCAGCCGCCCTGGCGCCAGGTCCTCACCACCTCGGTGCCGCGCTCTCCGGGCAGATCCAGGCCCGAAACTTTCTCCTCTTTCTACCCTCGGGGAACTTTAACccttgggtgggggaggggggtggcccGCTATCCAGAGTTTTCTCGGggacttaattttaaattatttaaggcTCTTCCCCTCCGGGAAAGTGCAGCAACCGGGCGCGTGCGTGCGGCCCGGCGGGGACCGAAATTTCGCCGGCGGGTGCGCGGGTTTGCCGGGGCCACCGCGGCCCGAGGACCCGGCACCCTCACTGCCCCGCTCCAGAGAACTAGCAGACACCGGCGAAGGGATCGAAACCCGGGGCTGCCGAGCCGCGGGCGCCCTATGGGACTGTCCGCGGTCCCAGAAGATCCCGGCTACTTGGGGCCTGCTGGGGGCACCGAGAGCGAAGccggcagaggaggaggagaggagccaTAAACTTTGTGGGCAGAGCTAGAGTAGTTTCGGGTTCACTCTGGAGGGTGGCTAATCGATTCgctaaaaacccaaaaaaaaaaaaaaaaaaaccaaacggACAGTTTAGGCGAGAACCGAGGCAAATCCGGCCCCAAAATTAGGATGAAAggtcgtttttgtttttgttttgttttgtttgtaattgGGGGGTGGAAGTGGCATCTCCCGGATTCTAGGCTCTGGCAGGAACGCAAAGGGTTAATGGATGGACCAGCCGCGGAGTATTGATCGGCTGTCGCGGGGAGGAAGGTCTCTTCCCGGTGCTCCGACCGCTAAACTAATTACTCTTCCCCTTTTCTGGAGTTTTAACTTTTCTCCTACCTCCAcccagagaaagaataaataaattttttaaaaaaaaaatagcaggaaGGGAAAACACCCAAACAGATCTTTTTGTCCAGCCCGTCTCCCGATCCGGTTcgtttcttttaaaacaaaaacagaatcagGAACAAAACCCAGAGCGAACCCGCCTCCCCGCCGCGGACGCCCCGCGCCGCGTTCGAGCAGGTCTCCGCGCGGGCGCCGAGCCGCCCAGGTCGCTACCCGCGGGGGTTCCAGGGCCCTCCCCGGGCcgacaaaaaaaggggggagaagAACCCCCTTAGACTTCGCCCTGTGGGCGCGGGGGTCTCCTCGCCGCCCGAAGAGGGTCGGAAGCTGAGAAGTCGCAGGGCTGGGCTTGAAGGCGCGAGGAGTGGGTGACAAACAGGGTCTTGCGCAGGCGACGGCGAACCTGGAGGCCGGGCCGTGGCCGTGCGCCCTCGGCGCGGGGGCAGCCCGGGCGCCGCGGAGGAGGCGGAGAGCCTGGGTACCCCGCGGGCTCCGGGACTGCGCGGAGGCCGGCGCTCCGGGAAGGCTGCCCAGCCTGGCCCCAACGCGAGGGCGCCCCGGGGGCAACTTCTCCGTCTGCGCCCCCTCTCTAAGGGGTCCCGCGGCCGCAGGCCGGCCCCCCAGCGCGGCCGCAGCTCCGGGGACCGGGGCACCCGCCCCGTGCCCGGCCCCTCGCCGCGCAGCTCCCGCACCGGGGCGCGCGGGCCCGCAAGCTGCAGGCACCTCCTCCCAGCCAGGCCTTGCCAAGCGCCCACCCGGCGCAGGCCGAGGGCAGCGCAGGACGCGGCGCGCTGCAGCCCCGCGACGTGGCACGTACCTTGGAAGCGATGGCCCAGATACCGGTAGCGGTGGATGAGCCAGGGGTAGAAGGTGGACGGGTCCCGCTGCTGCGAGGCGAAGAGGGGGTGTGGCGAGTgcgaggagggcagggggtgggcggCCAGGGCGTGCGGCGGCGGCACCGGGTGCACGGGCACCGCGGGGTTGGGCGGGTGCGAGACCGCCTCGGCGAACACCAAGTCCGGGTTGGAGTAGACGCCCctgccggcggcggcggcggcggcggccgagtgGAAGCCGTTGAGGAACGGGTTTATGGGGCTGGAGTTGGCGTAGCTGAGCGCCGCGGGACGGATGGGGTCCTCGGAGCGCGAGGCGGGCAGGGGACTGTCCTTGGCCACCAGCGACTCGATGGTGAAGCAGCGCTTGGGCGCCGGCTGGAACATGCTGCGCCGAGGAGCGGGCGCCCgaggctcccggctcccggcgaCCGCGGCGCGCTGCCTCCGCCGCCCGCTGCCCGCGGCGAGCACGGACGGGAATTGGGGACTTGtttgtttggggtgggggtggggggaggaaaggaagaaagaaaggaaaggaaaaggaaaggaggggggaggggggagggagaggaggcaacGCCGAGGATCCCGAGAATCTTGCACCAAACGCGCCCAACCtggagagaggggggaaaaaatccttcCAGAAGAATTTGCAGGCGCGGAttggggtaatttttttttttttttttttttttggcgagATGGCGTGGGGGGATCGGAGTtacaggcagggaggaggggggggaaaGTTTCTCGGgggaggcaagaaaaaaaaaaagttttctctccTCTGCAAAAGGCGGGCAGGGCGCCCTAAGTCCAAGGACAATCCATGGAAGTGTTCGCTTCTTCACAAGTTGTGCAAACGATTTGTTAGTTCATGAGCCTAATTAGTGCGGGGATCACATAAACAGCTTCCTCCGAAGCCTGGTAAATGGCTTGATGATTGGTCGCTATTACTCGCCCTGAGGTGGAAGGGGGGAGACTCTTTAAAGTGCGTCAGAGGGAGGCGAGCGCCTGGGAACCCGGAGGCCTGGATCCCGGCCGAGAGTGGAACGGAGTCGGCGCCGCGGCCCCGGCCGAGCCTCCCCCCGCGCCCGccaggccgcccgcccgccgcgccttGGCCCCGCGCTCCTGGCCCGCTCGCTCCGCGGCGCCCGCTGCGCCTTCGCCTCCTCCTCTTTCGCCGCCTCCTCTTCCTCcggcctcctctcctccttctcctcctcctcctcctcctcttcctccttcttctcctcctcctctccttcctcctcctctttccccacctcctccccctctgccaccGCCTCctccttcaccaccaccactccctccGGGGCACCCCGGTCCCTGCAGAGTCCCCGGCCCGCGCCGCCTCCGCCGCGGCCCCCTGGATCCCGAGCCGGTGGGACgcacggacggacggacggacccGCAGGTCCCTGCGCCCCGCTCTCGGCCGCCGctgccccccgcggccccgcgtcGGGGAAGCGGGATCGCGCCCGGAGCCCCGGAGGGTAAGCACGGCAGGGGGGGATTCCGCGCGAGGGCTAACGGGGCCGCTCGGTTCCCCCAGTCCCCACCCCCGGCAGAGCGCGGGCGGTTTCCCAGGTGAGGGCGCCCGGgctcgggggtgggggcggagggggtcCTGCAGCCGCGCCCGGCCTTGGGGTCCCAGGGTCGCCGCGTCCGCGATCCTCCACCGGGGTCCTTCGTTTGCAACTTGAGCCACGAGTCAGCGACCCTGCCCGGGGGACGCGCTTCCCACCGGCCCCGCGGGCTCCCGGCTTTTTTCTCTCTGGGAGGgtgctcccctccttcccccaaacTGTTC
This portion of the Vulpes lagopus strain Blue_001 chromosome 2, ASM1834538v1, whole genome shotgun sequence genome encodes:
- the EMX2 gene encoding homeobox protein EMX2 isoform X1, with translation MFQPAPKRCFTIESLVAKDSPLPASRSEDPIRPAALSYANSSPINPFLNGFHSAAAAAAAGRGVYSNPDLVFAEAVSHPPNPAVPVHPVPPPHALAAHPLPSSHSPHPLFASQQRDPSTFYPWLIHRYRYLGHRFQGNDTSPESFLLHNALARKPKRIRTAFSPSQLLRLEHAFEKNHYVVGAERKQLAHSLSLTETQVKVWFQNRRTKFKRQKLEEEGSDSQQKKKGTHHINRWRIATKQASPEEIDVTSDD
- the EMX2 gene encoding homeobox protein EMX2 isoform X2, with protein sequence MFQPAPKRCFTIESLVAKDSPLPASRSEDPIRPAALSYANSSPINPFLNGFHSAAAAAAAGRGVYSNPDLVFAEAVSHPPNPAVPVHPVPPPHALAAHPLPSSHSPHPLFASQQRDPSTFYPWLIHRYRYLGHRFQGKSMVSEPKDEVQKTEAGGRRLRFATKEKRDAPY